The following are encoded in a window of Harmonia axyridis chromosome 7, icHarAxyr1.1, whole genome shotgun sequence genomic DNA:
- the LOC123684810 gene encoding titin isoform X8 produces the protein MESICEFRAAHNFWMVRSCYLEVGKDLPNKSHSTCSDGSLLSVGSSDIEEDLLISQIRHSSKLSLSENKHDLDLNTSTSIPLNHSAAHHRVAVRPKKTHGVPRRRRVQQLPNTLPTTIEVNEDSSIRSSSPEAIIKDNAIELCNTSGNHHLPLTETQLKSSSLPLGLVAPTSADAKLNRSRSNAGSKSQDTLEEPSEKEEKGDRSFFERLFPRRSAKKKKAKHDEKKLEEKKMKLEESSSRREEDRRKSEEIFKPDKYATRESQAEANSRRYETKPFPAVRSGAAYRQRVVPSEVLDSPVAPRKEEDALSTSPLQMELENKLKQRLNSVSFPQDQKEEEVHEPKPRYFESKPEEPRHKIKLAGLSSLQQKVLILNEDEGDFHNFKSLTEFPTTSQTANVLLTKSHSFKTAKQTTSVVTTTKNVFGVESKEMSIGKSSSLDSMKVLEEQVRRSSTQVIAERHTRQQTVEIKRDVVVNQKDDIDEEIAKQIMETKNICDSFQDKSHITISGPSHTAVVNVKNNSEYFNLEESKVEPVEKPSHLVSITKINVQPESEELSPSLITLEGKPSMVSKSPKRFSEQLKSKSVFNFDTDKQPFVQRKFSQDNVEIIDKDAESPKTPPSTGPLFKKNEKAIKKASSVTAAPESPIKDKSINSFKSSSLDSLASEHFDSTDKSSQDSLDNLVDKSRDRTESVVMRKKSSVKDKKEEEPELMKVFARRSLKLKEPENENLSQQLSVMISENCDKTRDSDKENQTDSPVKERKKSKDNLKVEIVEDEPQPKKKYVSKSDEEDLQKKPLIFELEKKEKEPLIESNVPHSKPIPIRRNSRSENHSLENVEVTLRKPAEQNSSYIRCVSVNTTKNIDNSQNILRKQFISRRRTDNWITNIKNEDTEKDKEVKEGDSPKEQTASDLIIEPKNFNQRKAEWEKRAQEAQKKSP, from the exons gatttgTTGATTAGTCAGATAAGGCATAGCTCTAAATTATCtttatcagaaaacaaacatG ACTTGGACCTTAACACATCAACGTCGATACCCCTTAACCACAGTGCGGCACACCATCGTGTAGCAGTCAGACCCAAGAAAACACATGGAGTGCCCAGGAGAAGAAGAGTTCAACAG TTACCTAACACATTGCCTACCACAATTGAAGTCAATGAAGATTCCTCCATAAGAAGTTCATCTCCTGAAGCTATTATTAAAG ACAACGCTATAGAGCTTTGTAACACGTCAGGAAATCACCATCTCCCTCTAACCGAAACCCAACTAAAAAGTTCTTCTCTTCCTCTCGGTCTAGTTGCACCAACCTCGGCGGACGCCAAACTGAACAGAAGCAGATCGAATGCGGGAAGCAAGTCACAGGACACGCTCGAGGAACCCTCCGAGAAGGAGGAGAAGGGTGACAGGTCCTTCTTCGAGCGGCTGTTCCCCAGACGCAGCGCCAAAAAGAAGAAGGCCAAGCACGACGAGAAGAAGCTGGAAGAAAAGAAGATGAAACTGGAGGAATCTTCGTCGAGAAGAGAAGAGGATAGGAGAAAAAGCGAGGAGATTTTCAAGCCCGATAAGTACGCTACTCGCGAATCACAAGCAGAAGCTAAcagtcgccggtacgagaccaagCCGTTCCCTGCGGTACGTTCTGGAGCCGCCTACCGCCAAAGGGTGGTACCGTCAGAAGTTCTAGACTCCCCGGTCGCCCCTAGGAAAGAAGAGGACGCTTTATCTACATCCCCGCTCCAAATGGAGCTGGAGAACAAACTGAAACAAAGACTGAACAGCGTTAGCTTTCCTCAAGACCAAAAGGAGGAGGAGGTTCACGAACCCAAACCTAGGTATTTCGAGAGCAAGCCCGAAGAACCCAGACACAAAATCAAACTGGCAGGGTTGTCCTCTCTCCAGCAGAAAGTATTGATCCTCAACGAGGATGAGGGAGATTTTCACAATTTCAAGTCTTTGACAGAATTCCCAACTACTTCTCAGACTGCCAACGTTCTTCTTACCAAAAGCCACAGTTTTAAGACCGCCAAACAAACCACCTCAGTGGTAACGACTACCAAAAACGTTTTCGGTGTTGAATCGAAAGAAATGTCTATTGGGAAGTCTTCTTCTTTAGACAGTATGAAAGTGCTAGAAGAACAGGTACGAAGGTCGAGTACTCAGGTGATAGCTGAAAGACATACAAGGCAACAGACGGTTGAGATCAAACGTGATGTGGTTGTGAATCAGAAGGATGATATAGATGAGGAAATTGCTAAACAGATAATGGAAACTAAGAATATTTGCGATAGCTTCCAGGACAAAAGCCACATCACCATATCAGGACCAAGCCATACTGCTGTTGTTAATGTAAAGAACAATTCTGAGTATTTTAACCTTGAAGAGTCTAAGGTTGAACCTGTCGAAAAGCCTAGCCACCTTGTATCCATAACAAAGATCAATGTACAGCCAGAATCTGAAGAGTTGTCTCCATCACTGATCACATTAGAAGGAAAACCTTCAATGGTCTCCAAGAGCCCTAAGAGGTTCTCCGAACAATTAAAATCCAAGTCTGTCTTCAACTTTGATACAGACAAGCAGCCCTTTGTCCAAAGGAAGTTCAGCCAAGATAACGTGGAAATAATAGATAAAGATGCAGAATCCCCTAAAACTCCACCATCAACAGGTCCCTTGTTCAAGAAAAACGAAAAGGCTATAAAGAAAGCATCATCAGTTACTGCAGCACCTGAGTCCCCGATTAAAGATAAGTCTATCAACTCTTTCAAGTCTTCCAGCTTAGATTCACTCGCAAGCGAGCACTTCGATAGTACGGACAAATCCTCACAGGATAGCCTTGACAATTTAGTGGACAAGTCTAGGGATAGAACTGAAAGCGTGGTGATGAGAAAGAAGTCTTCAGTCAAGGATAAGAAGGAGGAAGAGCCTGAGCTTATGAAGGTGTTTGCGAGAAGATCTCTGAAACTGAAGGAACCTGAGAATGAAAACTTAAGTCAACAACTATCTGTGATGATAAGCGAAAATTGTGATAAAACTCGCGACAGTGATAAAGAGAACCAGACAGATTCTCCTGTAAAGGAACGTAAGAAGTCGAAGGATAACTTAAAGGTCGAAATTGTTGAAGATGAGCCTCAACCCAAGAAGAAGTATGTTAGCAAATCCGATGAGGAAGATTTGCAAAAGAAACCTCTGATATTCGAGCTGGAGAAGAAGGAGAAGGAGCCGTTGATCGAGTCTAATGTCCCTCATTCAAAGCCTATACCTATCAGGCGTAACTCTCGGTCTGAAAATCATTCTCTTGAGAATGTAGAGGTCACCCTTAGAAAGCCAGCAGAGCAAAATTCGTCCTACATTAGGTGCGTTAGTGTAAACACCACGAAAAATATAGACAATTCTCAGAACATTCTGAGAAAACAGTTCATAAGTCGAAGACGGACAGACAACTGGATAACaaacattaaaaatgaagaTACTGAAAAAGATAAAGAAGTGAAAGAAGGAGACAGTCCCAAAGAACAAACGGCTAGTGACTTGATTATAGAGCCCAAGAATTTCAATCAAAGGAAGGCTGAATGGGAGAAGAGAGCCCAGGAAGCCCAAAAAAAATCGCCCTGA
- the LOC123684810 gene encoding titin isoform X7, with amino-acid sequence MDFFFRILTELSERLRLRRSGGGRGDTSEDDEGLPHSPCNSPTTTDNIDKTALKDLPNKSHSTCSDGSLLSVGSSDIEEDLLISQIRHSSKLSLSENKHDLDLNTSTSIPLNHSAAHHRVAVRPKKTHGVPRRRRVQQLPNTLPTTIEVNEDSSIRSSSPEAIIKDNAIELCNTSGNHHLPLTETQLKSSSLPLGLVAPTSADAKLNRSRSNAGSKSQDTLEEPSEKEEKGDRSFFERLFPRRSAKKKKAKHDEKKLEEKKMKLEESSSRREEDRRKSEEIFKPDKYATRESQAEANSRRYETKPFPAVRSGAAYRQRVVPSEVLDSPVAPRKEEDALSTSPLQMELENKLKQRLNSVSFPQDQKEEEVHEPKPRYFESKPEEPRHKIKLAGLSSLQQKVLILNEDEGDFHNFKSLTEFPTTSQTANVLLTKSHSFKTAKQTTSVVTTTKNVFGVESKEMSIGKSSSLDSMKVLEEQVRRSSTQVIAERHTRQQTVEIKRDVVVNQKDDIDEEIAKQIMETKNICDSFQDKSHITISGPSHTAVVNVKNNSEYFNLEESKVEPVEKPSHLVSITKINVQPESEELSPSLITLEGKPSMVSKSPKRFSEQLKSKSVFNFDTDKQPFVQRKFSQDNVEIIDKDAESPKTPPSTGPLFKKNEKAIKKASSVTAAPESPIKDKSINSFKSSSLDSLASEHFDSTDKSSQDSLDNLVDKSRDRTESVVMRKKSSVKDKKEEEPELMKVFARRSLKLKEPENENLSQQLSVMISENCDKTRDSDKENQTDSPVKERKKSKDNLKVEIVEDEPQPKKKYVSKSDEEDLQKKPLIFELEKKEKEPLIESNVPHSKPIPIRRNSRSENHSLENVEVTLRKPAEQNSSYIRCVSVNTTKNIDNSQNILRKQFISRRRTDNWITNIKNEDTEKDKEVKEGDSPKEQTASDLIIEPKNFNQRKAEWEKRAQEAQKKSP; translated from the exons gatttgTTGATTAGTCAGATAAGGCATAGCTCTAAATTATCtttatcagaaaacaaacatG ACTTGGACCTTAACACATCAACGTCGATACCCCTTAACCACAGTGCGGCACACCATCGTGTAGCAGTCAGACCCAAGAAAACACATGGAGTGCCCAGGAGAAGAAGAGTTCAACAG TTACCTAACACATTGCCTACCACAATTGAAGTCAATGAAGATTCCTCCATAAGAAGTTCATCTCCTGAAGCTATTATTAAAG ACAACGCTATAGAGCTTTGTAACACGTCAGGAAATCACCATCTCCCTCTAACCGAAACCCAACTAAAAAGTTCTTCTCTTCCTCTCGGTCTAGTTGCACCAACCTCGGCGGACGCCAAACTGAACAGAAGCAGATCGAATGCGGGAAGCAAGTCACAGGACACGCTCGAGGAACCCTCCGAGAAGGAGGAGAAGGGTGACAGGTCCTTCTTCGAGCGGCTGTTCCCCAGACGCAGCGCCAAAAAGAAGAAGGCCAAGCACGACGAGAAGAAGCTGGAAGAAAAGAAGATGAAACTGGAGGAATCTTCGTCGAGAAGAGAAGAGGATAGGAGAAAAAGCGAGGAGATTTTCAAGCCCGATAAGTACGCTACTCGCGAATCACAAGCAGAAGCTAAcagtcgccggtacgagaccaagCCGTTCCCTGCGGTACGTTCTGGAGCCGCCTACCGCCAAAGGGTGGTACCGTCAGAAGTTCTAGACTCCCCGGTCGCCCCTAGGAAAGAAGAGGACGCTTTATCTACATCCCCGCTCCAAATGGAGCTGGAGAACAAACTGAAACAAAGACTGAACAGCGTTAGCTTTCCTCAAGACCAAAAGGAGGAGGAGGTTCACGAACCCAAACCTAGGTATTTCGAGAGCAAGCCCGAAGAACCCAGACACAAAATCAAACTGGCAGGGTTGTCCTCTCTCCAGCAGAAAGTATTGATCCTCAACGAGGATGAGGGAGATTTTCACAATTTCAAGTCTTTGACAGAATTCCCAACTACTTCTCAGACTGCCAACGTTCTTCTTACCAAAAGCCACAGTTTTAAGACCGCCAAACAAACCACCTCAGTGGTAACGACTACCAAAAACGTTTTCGGTGTTGAATCGAAAGAAATGTCTATTGGGAAGTCTTCTTCTTTAGACAGTATGAAAGTGCTAGAAGAACAGGTACGAAGGTCGAGTACTCAGGTGATAGCTGAAAGACATACAAGGCAACAGACGGTTGAGATCAAACGTGATGTGGTTGTGAATCAGAAGGATGATATAGATGAGGAAATTGCTAAACAGATAATGGAAACTAAGAATATTTGCGATAGCTTCCAGGACAAAAGCCACATCACCATATCAGGACCAAGCCATACTGCTGTTGTTAATGTAAAGAACAATTCTGAGTATTTTAACCTTGAAGAGTCTAAGGTTGAACCTGTCGAAAAGCCTAGCCACCTTGTATCCATAACAAAGATCAATGTACAGCCAGAATCTGAAGAGTTGTCTCCATCACTGATCACATTAGAAGGAAAACCTTCAATGGTCTCCAAGAGCCCTAAGAGGTTCTCCGAACAATTAAAATCCAAGTCTGTCTTCAACTTTGATACAGACAAGCAGCCCTTTGTCCAAAGGAAGTTCAGCCAAGATAACGTGGAAATAATAGATAAAGATGCAGAATCCCCTAAAACTCCACCATCAACAGGTCCCTTGTTCAAGAAAAACGAAAAGGCTATAAAGAAAGCATCATCAGTTACTGCAGCACCTGAGTCCCCGATTAAAGATAAGTCTATCAACTCTTTCAAGTCTTCCAGCTTAGATTCACTCGCAAGCGAGCACTTCGATAGTACGGACAAATCCTCACAGGATAGCCTTGACAATTTAGTGGACAAGTCTAGGGATAGAACTGAAAGCGTGGTGATGAGAAAGAAGTCTTCAGTCAAGGATAAGAAGGAGGAAGAGCCTGAGCTTATGAAGGTGTTTGCGAGAAGATCTCTGAAACTGAAGGAACCTGAGAATGAAAACTTAAGTCAACAACTATCTGTGATGATAAGCGAAAATTGTGATAAAACTCGCGACAGTGATAAAGAGAACCAGACAGATTCTCCTGTAAAGGAACGTAAGAAGTCGAAGGATAACTTAAAGGTCGAAATTGTTGAAGATGAGCCTCAACCCAAGAAGAAGTATGTTAGCAAATCCGATGAGGAAGATTTGCAAAAGAAACCTCTGATATTCGAGCTGGAGAAGAAGGAGAAGGAGCCGTTGATCGAGTCTAATGTCCCTCATTCAAAGCCTATACCTATCAGGCGTAACTCTCGGTCTGAAAATCATTCTCTTGAGAATGTAGAGGTCACCCTTAGAAAGCCAGCAGAGCAAAATTCGTCCTACATTAGGTGCGTTAGTGTAAACACCACGAAAAATATAGACAATTCTCAGAACATTCTGAGAAAACAGTTCATAAGTCGAAGACGGACAGACAACTGGATAACaaacattaaaaatgaagaTACTGAAAAAGATAAAGAAGTGAAAGAAGGAGACAGTCCCAAAGAACAAACGGCTAGTGACTTGATTATAGAGCCCAAGAATTTCAATCAAAGGAAGGCTGAATGGGAGAAGAGAGCCCAGGAAGCCCAAAAAAAATCGCCCTGA
- the LOC123684810 gene encoding titin isoform X9 produces the protein MDFFFRILTELSERLRLRRSGGGRGDTSEDDEGLPHSPCNSPTTTDNIDKTALKDLPNKSHSTCSDGSLLSVGSSDIEEDLLISQIRHSSKLSLSENKHDLDLNTSTSIPLNHSAAHHRVAVRPKKTHGVPRRRRVQQLPNTLPTTIEVNEDSSIRSSSPEAIIKVAPTSADAKLNRSRSNAGSKSQDTLEEPSEKEEKGDRSFFERLFPRRSAKKKKAKHDEKKLEEKKMKLEESSSRREEDRRKSEEIFKPDKYATRESQAEANSRRYETKPFPAVRSGAAYRQRVVPSEVLDSPVAPRKEEDALSTSPLQMELENKLKQRLNSVSFPQDQKEEEVHEPKPRYFESKPEEPRHKIKLAGLSSLQQKVLILNEDEGDFHNFKSLTEFPTTSQTANVLLTKSHSFKTAKQTTSVVTTTKNVFGVESKEMSIGKSSSLDSMKVLEEQVRRSSTQVIAERHTRQQTVEIKRDVVVNQKDDIDEEIAKQIMETKNICDSFQDKSHITISGPSHTAVVNVKNNSEYFNLEESKVEPVEKPSHLVSITKINVQPESEELSPSLITLEGKPSMVSKSPKRFSEQLKSKSVFNFDTDKQPFVQRKFSQDNVEIIDKDAESPKTPPSTGPLFKKNEKAIKKASSVTAAPESPIKDKSINSFKSSSLDSLASEHFDSTDKSSQDSLDNLVDKSRDRTESVVMRKKSSVKDKKEEEPELMKVFARRSLKLKEPENENLSQQLSVMISENCDKTRDSDKENQTDSPVKERKKSKDNLKVEIVEDEPQPKKKYVSKSDEEDLQKKPLIFELEKKEKEPLIESNVPHSKPIPIRRNSRSENHSLENVEVTLRKPAEQNSSYIRCVSVNTTKNIDNSQNILRKQFISRRRTDNWITNIKNEDTEKDKEVKEGDSPKEQTASDLIIEPKNFNQRKAEWEKRAQEAQKKSP, from the exons gatttgTTGATTAGTCAGATAAGGCATAGCTCTAAATTATCtttatcagaaaacaaacatG ACTTGGACCTTAACACATCAACGTCGATACCCCTTAACCACAGTGCGGCACACCATCGTGTAGCAGTCAGACCCAAGAAAACACATGGAGTGCCCAGGAGAAGAAGAGTTCAACAG TTACCTAACACATTGCCTACCACAATTGAAGTCAATGAAGATTCCTCCATAAGAAGTTCATCTCCTGAAGCTATTATTAAAG TTGCACCAACCTCGGCGGACGCCAAACTGAACAGAAGCAGATCGAATGCGGGAAGCAAGTCACAGGACACGCTCGAGGAACCCTCCGAGAAGGAGGAGAAGGGTGACAGGTCCTTCTTCGAGCGGCTGTTCCCCAGACGCAGCGCCAAAAAGAAGAAGGCCAAGCACGACGAGAAGAAGCTGGAAGAAAAGAAGATGAAACTGGAGGAATCTTCGTCGAGAAGAGAAGAGGATAGGAGAAAAAGCGAGGAGATTTTCAAGCCCGATAAGTACGCTACTCGCGAATCACAAGCAGAAGCTAAcagtcgccggtacgagaccaagCCGTTCCCTGCGGTACGTTCTGGAGCCGCCTACCGCCAAAGGGTGGTACCGTCAGAAGTTCTAGACTCCCCGGTCGCCCCTAGGAAAGAAGAGGACGCTTTATCTACATCCCCGCTCCAAATGGAGCTGGAGAACAAACTGAAACAAAGACTGAACAGCGTTAGCTTTCCTCAAGACCAAAAGGAGGAGGAGGTTCACGAACCCAAACCTAGGTATTTCGAGAGCAAGCCCGAAGAACCCAGACACAAAATCAAACTGGCAGGGTTGTCCTCTCTCCAGCAGAAAGTATTGATCCTCAACGAGGATGAGGGAGATTTTCACAATTTCAAGTCTTTGACAGAATTCCCAACTACTTCTCAGACTGCCAACGTTCTTCTTACCAAAAGCCACAGTTTTAAGACCGCCAAACAAACCACCTCAGTGGTAACGACTACCAAAAACGTTTTCGGTGTTGAATCGAAAGAAATGTCTATTGGGAAGTCTTCTTCTTTAGACAGTATGAAAGTGCTAGAAGAACAGGTACGAAGGTCGAGTACTCAGGTGATAGCTGAAAGACATACAAGGCAACAGACGGTTGAGATCAAACGTGATGTGGTTGTGAATCAGAAGGATGATATAGATGAGGAAATTGCTAAACAGATAATGGAAACTAAGAATATTTGCGATAGCTTCCAGGACAAAAGCCACATCACCATATCAGGACCAAGCCATACTGCTGTTGTTAATGTAAAGAACAATTCTGAGTATTTTAACCTTGAAGAGTCTAAGGTTGAACCTGTCGAAAAGCCTAGCCACCTTGTATCCATAACAAAGATCAATGTACAGCCAGAATCTGAAGAGTTGTCTCCATCACTGATCACATTAGAAGGAAAACCTTCAATGGTCTCCAAGAGCCCTAAGAGGTTCTCCGAACAATTAAAATCCAAGTCTGTCTTCAACTTTGATACAGACAAGCAGCCCTTTGTCCAAAGGAAGTTCAGCCAAGATAACGTGGAAATAATAGATAAAGATGCAGAATCCCCTAAAACTCCACCATCAACAGGTCCCTTGTTCAAGAAAAACGAAAAGGCTATAAAGAAAGCATCATCAGTTACTGCAGCACCTGAGTCCCCGATTAAAGATAAGTCTATCAACTCTTTCAAGTCTTCCAGCTTAGATTCACTCGCAAGCGAGCACTTCGATAGTACGGACAAATCCTCACAGGATAGCCTTGACAATTTAGTGGACAAGTCTAGGGATAGAACTGAAAGCGTGGTGATGAGAAAGAAGTCTTCAGTCAAGGATAAGAAGGAGGAAGAGCCTGAGCTTATGAAGGTGTTTGCGAGAAGATCTCTGAAACTGAAGGAACCTGAGAATGAAAACTTAAGTCAACAACTATCTGTGATGATAAGCGAAAATTGTGATAAAACTCGCGACAGTGATAAAGAGAACCAGACAGATTCTCCTGTAAAGGAACGTAAGAAGTCGAAGGATAACTTAAAGGTCGAAATTGTTGAAGATGAGCCTCAACCCAAGAAGAAGTATGTTAGCAAATCCGATGAGGAAGATTTGCAAAAGAAACCTCTGATATTCGAGCTGGAGAAGAAGGAGAAGGAGCCGTTGATCGAGTCTAATGTCCCTCATTCAAAGCCTATACCTATCAGGCGTAACTCTCGGTCTGAAAATCATTCTCTTGAGAATGTAGAGGTCACCCTTAGAAAGCCAGCAGAGCAAAATTCGTCCTACATTAGGTGCGTTAGTGTAAACACCACGAAAAATATAGACAATTCTCAGAACATTCTGAGAAAACAGTTCATAAGTCGAAGACGGACAGACAACTGGATAACaaacattaaaaatgaagaTACTGAAAAAGATAAAGAAGTGAAAGAAGGAGACAGTCCCAAAGAACAAACGGCTAGTGACTTGATTATAGAGCCCAAGAATTTCAATCAAAGGAAGGCTGAATGGGAGAAGAGAGCCCAGGAAGCCCAAAAAAAATCGCCCTGA
- the LOC123684810 gene encoding titin isoform X6, whose protein sequence is MPCLDIRWFLLCNCTELSERLRLRRSGGGRGDTSEDDEGLPHSPCNSPTTTDNIDKTALKDLPNKSHSTCSDGSLLSVGSSDIEEDLLISQIRHSSKLSLSENKHDLDLNTSTSIPLNHSAAHHRVAVRPKKTHGVPRRRRVQQLPNTLPTTIEVNEDSSIRSSSPEAIIKDNAIELCNTSGNHHLPLTETQLKSSSLPLGLVAPTSADAKLNRSRSNAGSKSQDTLEEPSEKEEKGDRSFFERLFPRRSAKKKKAKHDEKKLEEKKMKLEESSSRREEDRRKSEEIFKPDKYATRESQAEANSRRYETKPFPAVRSGAAYRQRVVPSEVLDSPVAPRKEEDALSTSPLQMELENKLKQRLNSVSFPQDQKEEEVHEPKPRYFESKPEEPRHKIKLAGLSSLQQKVLILNEDEGDFHNFKSLTEFPTTSQTANVLLTKSHSFKTAKQTTSVVTTTKNVFGVESKEMSIGKSSSLDSMKVLEEQVRRSSTQVIAERHTRQQTVEIKRDVVVNQKDDIDEEIAKQIMETKNICDSFQDKSHITISGPSHTAVVNVKNNSEYFNLEESKVEPVEKPSHLVSITKINVQPESEELSPSLITLEGKPSMVSKSPKRFSEQLKSKSVFNFDTDKQPFVQRKFSQDNVEIIDKDAESPKTPPSTGPLFKKNEKAIKKASSVTAAPESPIKDKSINSFKSSSLDSLASEHFDSTDKSSQDSLDNLVDKSRDRTESVVMRKKSSVKDKKEEEPELMKVFARRSLKLKEPENENLSQQLSVMISENCDKTRDSDKENQTDSPVKERKKSKDNLKVEIVEDEPQPKKKYVSKSDEEDLQKKPLIFELEKKEKEPLIESNVPHSKPIPIRRNSRSENHSLENVEVTLRKPAEQNSSYIRCVSVNTTKNIDNSQNILRKQFISRRRTDNWITNIKNEDTEKDKEVKEGDSPKEQTASDLIIEPKNFNQRKAEWEKRAQEAQKKSP, encoded by the exons gatttgTTGATTAGTCAGATAAGGCATAGCTCTAAATTATCtttatcagaaaacaaacatG ACTTGGACCTTAACACATCAACGTCGATACCCCTTAACCACAGTGCGGCACACCATCGTGTAGCAGTCAGACCCAAGAAAACACATGGAGTGCCCAGGAGAAGAAGAGTTCAACAG TTACCTAACACATTGCCTACCACAATTGAAGTCAATGAAGATTCCTCCATAAGAAGTTCATCTCCTGAAGCTATTATTAAAG ACAACGCTATAGAGCTTTGTAACACGTCAGGAAATCACCATCTCCCTCTAACCGAAACCCAACTAAAAAGTTCTTCTCTTCCTCTCGGTCTAGTTGCACCAACCTCGGCGGACGCCAAACTGAACAGAAGCAGATCGAATGCGGGAAGCAAGTCACAGGACACGCTCGAGGAACCCTCCGAGAAGGAGGAGAAGGGTGACAGGTCCTTCTTCGAGCGGCTGTTCCCCAGACGCAGCGCCAAAAAGAAGAAGGCCAAGCACGACGAGAAGAAGCTGGAAGAAAAGAAGATGAAACTGGAGGAATCTTCGTCGAGAAGAGAAGAGGATAGGAGAAAAAGCGAGGAGATTTTCAAGCCCGATAAGTACGCTACTCGCGAATCACAAGCAGAAGCTAAcagtcgccggtacgagaccaagCCGTTCCCTGCGGTACGTTCTGGAGCCGCCTACCGCCAAAGGGTGGTACCGTCAGAAGTTCTAGACTCCCCGGTCGCCCCTAGGAAAGAAGAGGACGCTTTATCTACATCCCCGCTCCAAATGGAGCTGGAGAACAAACTGAAACAAAGACTGAACAGCGTTAGCTTTCCTCAAGACCAAAAGGAGGAGGAGGTTCACGAACCCAAACCTAGGTATTTCGAGAGCAAGCCCGAAGAACCCAGACACAAAATCAAACTGGCAGGGTTGTCCTCTCTCCAGCAGAAAGTATTGATCCTCAACGAGGATGAGGGAGATTTTCACAATTTCAAGTCTTTGACAGAATTCCCAACTACTTCTCAGACTGCCAACGTTCTTCTTACCAAAAGCCACAGTTTTAAGACCGCCAAACAAACCACCTCAGTGGTAACGACTACCAAAAACGTTTTCGGTGTTGAATCGAAAGAAATGTCTATTGGGAAGTCTTCTTCTTTAGACAGTATGAAAGTGCTAGAAGAACAGGTACGAAGGTCGAGTACTCAGGTGATAGCTGAAAGACATACAAGGCAACAGACGGTTGAGATCAAACGTGATGTGGTTGTGAATCAGAAGGATGATATAGATGAGGAAATTGCTAAACAGATAATGGAAACTAAGAATATTTGCGATAGCTTCCAGGACAAAAGCCACATCACCATATCAGGACCAAGCCATACTGCTGTTGTTAATGTAAAGAACAATTCTGAGTATTTTAACCTTGAAGAGTCTAAGGTTGAACCTGTCGAAAAGCCTAGCCACCTTGTATCCATAACAAAGATCAATGTACAGCCAGAATCTGAAGAGTTGTCTCCATCACTGATCACATTAGAAGGAAAACCTTCAATGGTCTCCAAGAGCCCTAAGAGGTTCTCCGAACAATTAAAATCCAAGTCTGTCTTCAACTTTGATACAGACAAGCAGCCCTTTGTCCAAAGGAAGTTCAGCCAAGATAACGTGGAAATAATAGATAAAGATGCAGAATCCCCTAAAACTCCACCATCAACAGGTCCCTTGTTCAAGAAAAACGAAAAGGCTATAAAGAAAGCATCATCAGTTACTGCAGCACCTGAGTCCCCGATTAAAGATAAGTCTATCAACTCTTTCAAGTCTTCCAGCTTAGATTCACTCGCAAGCGAGCACTTCGATAGTACGGACAAATCCTCACAGGATAGCCTTGACAATTTAGTGGACAAGTCTAGGGATAGAACTGAAAGCGTGGTGATGAGAAAGAAGTCTTCAGTCAAGGATAAGAAGGAGGAAGAGCCTGAGCTTATGAAGGTGTTTGCGAGAAGATCTCTGAAACTGAAGGAACCTGAGAATGAAAACTTAAGTCAACAACTATCTGTGATGATAAGCGAAAATTGTGATAAAACTCGCGACAGTGATAAAGAGAACCAGACAGATTCTCCTGTAAAGGAACGTAAGAAGTCGAAGGATAACTTAAAGGTCGAAATTGTTGAAGATGAGCCTCAACCCAAGAAGAAGTATGTTAGCAAATCCGATGAGGAAGATTTGCAAAAGAAACCTCTGATATTCGAGCTGGAGAAGAAGGAGAAGGAGCCGTTGATCGAGTCTAATGTCCCTCATTCAAAGCCTATACCTATCAGGCGTAACTCTCGGTCTGAAAATCATTCTCTTGAGAATGTAGAGGTCACCCTTAGAAAGCCAGCAGAGCAAAATTCGTCCTACATTAGGTGCGTTAGTGTAAACACCACGAAAAATATAGACAATTCTCAGAACATTCTGAGAAAACAGTTCATAAGTCGAAGACGGACAGACAACTGGATAACaaacattaaaaatgaagaTACTGAAAAAGATAAAGAAGTGAAAGAAGGAGACAGTCCCAAAGAACAAACGGCTAGTGACTTGATTATAGAGCCCAAGAATTTCAATCAAAGGAAGGCTGAATGGGAGAAGAGAGCCCAGGAAGCCCAAAAAAAATCGCCCTGA